ACTGTGTTCTCTTCCAGCGGCCCGCGGCAGACGGGTGCAGGTGCGCTCAGGGGCCCGCACCTGTCGGGGCTCGCCTAGGACTGTGTTTAAAATTGAGCCAGATATGGACGTTGACTATGGTACGCTGCTGAGCTTCAAAATGTAGTAGACTGAACAGGTCCACTACAAATGCTTAATCAAATACACACCacaaaacgtatatatataaataactataaCGGTGCACATTTTGCTTGCAGTGGAGGCCAATAAAGCGGTCGAAAAGACAGGAACAAGGTGATTGCACATTTATCATGAGAACACATAGACACTTTCTCATGTAagaccccatgaaatcaaaGTTAAAGTTTCGTggttttatatgcatttaaagtgttagtgcatccaaaaatgaaattctgaatgAATTCTGTCCTTAATTACTtacactcatgtcgttccaatctcataagaccttcattcatcttcggaacacatattaaaatatttttgatgaaattcaagaccCTGCATAGGCCGCAACGCAATTGACACgtacaaggcccagaaaggtagtaaggacatcattaaaatagtccatgtgactacAGGAGTACTTTttttgcgcaaagaaaacaaaaataacgactttatttaacaatttcttctcttcctattttaacaatgtccctaCTACCCTACTGTGTTCCTTAGATCAATGAAgctcttgcgggtttggaatggcatgagagtaaataattaatgacaaaattagcagttttgtgtgaactatccctttaaaacgcATAGCGTTTCTATTCCATTAACAAAAATGGACTAAAAATATCTTGCATTACCAAATGAAAATTTCAGTCCTCCATCTATCAAAAGCTGGTAGTGCATCATCATTTCCAGCTTTGATGTAAACCACAGGCTGTTggctgttgaaaaaaaaaaaagtccagatTCAACACTGGAAAGAAAACTGCTTGTCAAGCCATTTTGTGGGGTCTTTGAAGACACTGATGGCTGCTAGTCTTTTGGAGTTGGTCTAACAAGTCCCATGTTTGTTCCTGCCATATTGTAGTGTGGAGAAAAAGGAAGAGGAGAGcttggatgatgatgatgttgtagAAGAGGAAGAGTGTCCATTTGTGGACGATCCAAAAGATGAAAACTACCTACCCCATTCACATAGGTAATGTACCTTGAGTACATATACTAAtttgtgatgcgatctaggaaaacctaACACTtggtgacattttttttttaggctttgataccatatgaaagctggttTCAAGCCCTTTTCAGATAGCTTGAATGTAACcaaagttatggctatcttaagttggctaatagctatgattttcaggaaaggaattttgagaaaaactggtTTAGagtgagacggctttcactttcacttaaCAGGTTTAatgagagctgtctgtcaagtcaagagtgctatactgcatcattacacaaacagactaacgtcTGTCTTCCGTTGTTTATCATGGGCATAGTCTCTGATGTTTTGATCAccccttgtatgtttagatgGCACAAATAGCGTACCTTGTAGTTCACATTTTAGAAAAGCGAGGGCAGCGCAACTGTTCGTGCACTGTGTGCATAACAGACTGTCATCGTactcctcctctttagtaacttcatcatccaatccttcatctctggatgtgaaatagtccattataCCATCATTTAgtgcactgacatcaccaagattgagcagattgagacgagTAAGATCATTTAAGTGAGCAGCTACAGTACTTCAGACTGCGTTGTTGCGCTCCACCatctcacaatattaaaaaaatgaataactaAACTTTGCGTGCCGTAGTTTACACAGGAGTGGCAGAGAATGTGCATTGATACACCTTCattaaatatgttacgtggtttattttgataggtcaactgtttttgtggtgttcagAGAAAGCACCTCAGCAGCGCGTTCTTATCTTTAGAGAAAGACACAGAATAATTTAATGaacctaattttgacaaaaacattgaaattcAACCTATTTtttgaatttcctgaaaacatcTCAGTGCGACATCCAATGGGGTTTTCCCACATCGCATCACATTTGTAGTGATAATTAGAACTGACACTAATACGGCTTTAGAGGCTCTAACACTGTTGAAaatgggtgaaaactttttgaatttgaagataagggtaaatttaactgattttgtcttctgggaactatttaagtatcttctgtagcttctgaagggcaacactaaatgaaatatgatatttaggcaaaacattctgttcaaaagtttacacctctggctattaatgcatcatgtttccttctggagcatcagtgagcatttgaaccttttgtaatagtccctcagttgtcctcattgtgaaaagatggatctcaaaatcatacagtcattgctggaaagggttcaaatacacaaaaatgcaaaaaccaaagaatttgtgggacctgaaggatttttctgaagaacagcagtcagtttaactgttcaggacaaacaaggtactcacgaacaattatcactaaacttaaaaaaaacacacacacagctgtgaatcattcagataacaacacagtattaagaatcaagagtgtgtaaacttttgaacagggtcattatTGTtatgtcttgtggactatatgtaaacgtcttttatgtgaaatatcttattcatgtcagcactatataaacaaatagcatgcattttgtatcatccctcttattttggtaaaataattaacattttgcagattctgcaaggtgtatgtaaacttttgacttcaactgtatatgcagTACGTGTCAAGGTTAATGTACAGTAGAATGTGTAATGATTCTGAGTGTCTTCATGAATAATCTAACCCTGTACAGTTATTGCATTGGTGCTATCTACATGTATGTTTTCTTTCAGATTAATAGCAATTAGAAAATATGGAAGGGTTGAGAAACACTGCTTTATGATTTCACTCATGCATTAAATGATGTGTGCTGATTATGGCTTGTtgctattgtttgtttgttcaacaGTGAGGAAGAGGACACCGTCAGCAGTGATGAAGACGTCCCTTTTAGAGATGACATGAATGACCAGAGCTATGATCCTAAGTATGAAAAGATTGTTTTGGTGTTCTGAAGGTCACATCTCCTACGCCCTCTACATTTCTGTTGTTATTTCCGTGCAGGGATTTTCCTAAGTCGAGGCGCAGGCCCCCTACTAGACTGACGGAGAAGAAAGACAAGTCTGCAGTGCAAGAGACTGCAACAGAGCAAGAGACGGAAATAAAAACTGAGGGAGGGGAGAGCACAGATGTGCAGAACGCTGCTGAAGTTGAGGAAGGTGCCGAGCCACCCAGGAAGTGAGTCAGtgatgttgttttatatttgtgatGGAAATACAAGTTGACACTTCTGCAACAAAATGTTCTCATCAGGTTTACAGTCTCACTCACATGTTCTCACTTAAACACTCACTTAGTGATtgataaacaaatattaaccaTCATACTTTCTTGTTTTTAGAAGAGGGCGAAGAAGGAAAGATGATAAAAGTCCTCGTCTTCCTAAGAGAAGGTAATAAAAAATCTCACACTGAATGCTGAAAATATGCTAAATATTTCCAACATGCTGTATTTGAGTGCAGTTTAGTATTTACTTTCCAACTACATTAACCTATCATTTGTTCTTGTGCTCAGGAAAAAGCCGCCAGTCCAGTATGTCCGTTGTGAAATGGAAGGATGTGGTACAGTGCTGGCCCATCCACGCTATTTACAGGTACAAATGCGAAGTAGTGTTTCCCTCACTGACTGACCCCTGACATACAAATTAGACTTGAAGCCTTTCTCGTCTTTCTCTTCTGCAGCATCACATTAAATACCAACACCTGATGAAGAAGAAGTACGTCTGCCCTCATCCTTCATGCGGACGACTCTTCCGGCTGCAGAAACAACTGCTGCGCCATGCCAAGCACCACACCGGTAGGACAGAAATGTCTAGTGTGCTTGAAATAGTTACCATGAAGTGTCTTTGGTTGGGTGGCGTTTTTAAAGTGCAGTCTGTGTTGCAGATCAGAGAGACTATATCTGTGAGTTCTGTGCTCGCGCCTTCAAGAGCTCTCACAACCTGGCTGTGCATCGAATGAtacacactggagagaagccacTACAGTAAGTAAAATCTCTCCTGTAAACTACTACCTGTGATCAAAGtgaaattttcagcatcattactccagtcttcagtgtcacacgatcctttagaaatcattctaacgtGCTGATATGCTgtgcaagaaacatttttattattattattattattattattattatcattgtttaaaatggttaattttttttatttaaacgaCTCAACataagtgtaataataataatcgtttttgagcagcaagtcagaatattagaatgatttcttaaggatcatgtgactggagtaatgatgttaaaaattcagctttgtaatcacaggaattacattttaaatagtaagtgTATTTcgaaatcttactgtttttgctgtattttagatcaaataaatgcaggcttggtgagcaaaagactttctaaaaaaataaaaacattaaaaatcttactgttcagaacttttgaaatatttttaaaaatatcttcatggaacatgatctttacttaatatcctaatgatttttggcataaaagaaaaatcgataattttgacccatacaatgtatttttggctattgctacaaatatacccgtgccacttaagactggttttgtggtccagtgtcacatatattgtatgtattcacattaacttttgttttgtaGCAATGTTATTACCAGGGGAGACTACGTTTGAGttgtcattgtttattttacacatgTAAGTTCCGTAGTATagtcattttgcaaattaaaaaaaatttaagcttTGCATTTCCTTCCTAGGTGTGAAATCTGTGGTTTCACTTGCCGTCAGAAGGCCTCCCTTAACTGGCACATGAAGAAGCATGATGCAGATGCTACGTACCAGTTCTCCTGCGGCATCTGCGGCAAGAAGTTCGAAAAGAAGGACAGTGTTGTGGCTCACAAAGCCAAGAGCCATCCCGAGGTGCTCATCGCAGAGGCCCTGGCCGCCAACGCCGGAGCCCTCATCACCACTCCTGCCGGAGTCACCACGCTCCTGGAGACCTCCACAGGCACAGAGCAGGTGGTCCCTGAGGCCCAGGGGAGCTCCGGGATACCAGCGGGACAGGCAGCCCCGGGGACGCACGTGGGTCCCGTGATGGTTGTGGATCAGGATCACTCGCTACACACCATGCAAGTACCGGTGACCCTGGCCTTGTCATCGACGGAAGAGGAACACAGCGCTCCTCCACAGCAGACCTCCTCCGCTCACTCTCTGCAGATGCCACTACAGTTCGTCTCAACGCCCGTTTCGCAGCAACACCAAATCCAGCAGTTACCCGTTCAGCCCTCCACTACCAGCGTCACCCAGCAGGCCTCTTTGGTCCAGCAGCTGCCCGTTCAATCCTACAGCCCTCAATCCCAGATTGTCCACATGGCCTTCAGAGCTCTTCCTCAACAGCAGCTCCCACTGGTTTCTGTCGCACAGCAGCTGCCACATCAAAACCAGACCCTCCCTAGACCCCCAACCCACAACCCTGCTCCCAATGCTTCCCTCCTTTCCCAAACCCTGTCCGAGGCGTCCGCCAACTCCCGGAGCGTTTTGGGATTCGGAGGCGATCCTGCTTCCTCATCATCTACATCTCCCCAGTCTTCCACTACTCCTTCAGAGACGAGACAGGTGGTCTGGGAGGGGGACGGGACTAATGAGAACGGAAGTGGGGGTGGGGTTTGGGAAGCGGGCGGAGAGGGGGAGGAGGAAAACATGACGGACAGTTCAGACGGCCAAATACAGCGTGTTCTGCTGTAGTGAAGGAAGGATGTTGAAGGTTTAACATGGAAGATAGTGAGATGACTGTTATTTGTCGCCCTCCTACACACCCTGAAGTTAAATATATAGAGtcataaatatattgtatgtaatCGCATTAACTTTTGGTAGCTTTGTAGAAATGTCTGTACCAGGGAGACTGTGTTTGAGTTATTGTCATtgttaattttgtatataaACAGTTATAGTCCCCTACAGCAACCAcatctgttttgtgtgtgtgtgtgtgtgtgtgtgtgtgtgtgtgtgtgtgtgtgtgagtgtgttgtTTTGTGGCTGTAGAGGTTTCCACAGACCTTAATTCACTTTAGTCTGTGAGTAAAGCCATTGTTTGTAAGCAAACTTGTGCCATCATCTGGCTTGAATCGGTACTGTAGATATTAGGGATGCACCCATATCGTTTTCATGTTATGGTCAATATTAAAATTCCAtcctattttgtctaaataattgtaaaataaaacactagaatcaaatcaactgttttaaatgttacaagTAAATTTAAGCATCTCTActtatacactaccagccaaaagattttgaacagtaagatttttaatgttttttatagtaTATAAAGTTAtagttttacagtatttatgtgaaataaaaacaaattataaaaatattagcaaggattctttaaattgatcaagtcatgataaagacatttataatgttacaaaagatttcagtttcagataaatgctgttcttctgaactgtctattcatcaaagaaatctgaaaaaattctactccgatgttttcaacataataataatgggggttttttgagcagcaaatcaaaatattaaaatgacttctgaagaatcatgcgactgaagtaatgatgctaaaaattaagctttgaaatcacaggaataaatatattcaaaaagaaaatggttattttatatagtaaaaatatttcaaaactttactactttggatcaaataaatgcaggcttgagcagaaaatactttaaaaaaaataaataaaacattaaaaatcttactgttcaaaaacttttgactggtagtgtattaatattaaaacttgttaaataatattaccttttttaataaaatcaacttTGAGCATTTAATGATggcaaaaataatgtataataatggtatacactactgttcaaaagcttggtgttctgaaagtcttaaattgtagtaaacaataatattgtgaaatattgctgcaatttaatgcattaaaattaactaattttcagcagctattacttTTCAGTGTAACATCctttagaaataattctaatatggtgatttggtgctcaagaaacatttattattataaatgcttaaaaaaaaaacacttgcgctgtgtaaaccatgatacatgtttttcatgattttttgatgaatataaagtttaaaataacagcatttacttaaaacatTAGTTTTTGTTTCTGTCACTGCATGCATTTAAACAAATCCAACCGCCtctgaacttttgaacattagtgCACATCCCATTTAAACTTACAGGCTACCAAAAAAAGAGATACAACACCAATATATAGTGGTTTAGTTTACCTAGGTGAACATAAACCAtaatgtttagaaaatgacacttaaatttgaaaatacattgaccatatatatattttagagtcATCAAGTACAcaatatgtatacatacatttattgttTCAAAACCTCTAGACTAATTAGACTAATGTAAGGTTAAAAAGGGGGGTTGGAAGCCAAATAAGCCATTTTATTctattacatttgtttaaagAATTTTCACAAGTCTCTTTTTACTAGTACTGATCACATCGCCTTCTGGAGAGAGTCTGTAACACATTTTACAGATCAGTagcatattaaataaacataacacaTAGCACTGGGTGTTTTTCACATAAAACTAAGGTACGTCAAAGACAGAAAGTCTTGAATTTTTAGGGGTGTGAGAGTCTGGCATACTGTTTGAGTGCTCGTTTTGGTGGAATGAGAGAATCATTCACCCCCACTCTTCTCTTCTTTCTCTGTTCATTGTCTTTCTCTCCGTTTGTCTCTGTGTCTTCCTCACAAGAAGCCGGCGGAACATGATTGTCTGCAGTATTGTCTTTCGGTGCATTGTCAGAGGTGACCGTACGGTTACTCTGCAGATCGCTGTCATGTGCGAACTTGCAGCGGCTTCCAAAGCGGCAGCGGCCGTCCTTCCTGTAGGCCACGCAAATGCGCTTACCGTCAATCTGGGTGGGGCGAGCTTGTAAAGTAAGAGGTACATGTTTCTGTAGGACATTCAGTCTCTCCTCGGCCAGCTCTTTGAAGGGGTTAGCAAACACACTGCTGCCTGTAAGCGCTCCACCCGAGCTGGAGCCTCCCAAAGGTGGAGGCGGGAGCTTGTGAGTGTGAGGACGGACAGAAAGGGGTGGCAAGTGCTCGGAAATGGAGCTATCGGCAGTGGGCGGCTCCTCTTGATCCTCACTCTCTGGAGCAGATTCAGACTCACTGGAAGGCGATTCCGACTCCAACAGGAAATTACGGCTTTTCGTCTTCTCTACAGTGCATTCTGTCTTTTTGAAGGACCTAAGCAGAAATAATTAAAGATGTTTAACTAAAAAGTGATACTTGATCATTTTCAGCTCATTAAAGGAATAACTCATGactgaccttttttttaatcatgtaatcatttattcatgaaagtgaatggtgaccatTTCTTAGTTTATCCTTTTTAGtttacgcacacacacaaaaacaccctTATACTTTACTTATTAATGaagtaatatactttaaaagaatatacttaaagtgatagttcacccaaaaattaaaattctcaccctcatatcattccaaactcaaataacacaaattaagatgttttagatgaaatccgagagctctccAACTCTCTATAGATAGGTCCTACAATGGTCAAGGTACAGaaacatagtaaggacattgttaaaatggtccatgtgacatcagtggttcaactgtaattttatgaagctacgggaatactttttttttgtgcataaagaaaaccaaaataatgactttattcaactattcTTCTTCTTCACATCACCCTAGTGCCATTATGGAGTATGCACATGCGCATGTTGACACGGAggagaaaaattatttaataaagtcgttatttttgttttctttgcgcacaaaaggtattcttgtagctttgtaaatTACGGTtgtaccactgatgtcacatggactattttgcgGTCTATGGAGGGTCATAAAGTATCTAAAtatgtttcgaagatgaacgaaggtcctacgggtttggaacgacatgaggatgagtaattaatgacagaatttttatttttgggtgaactaaccctttaagtgcAAACTGAATGTACTATTTTGAGCACTTAATTGcaattgaataaaattattatagtttaaatctatattaaatgtAGTTAGTTGACCTTAAAGAGTGATTTTTGGATCCACTTAAAAAAgaattccacttccagaacaacaatttacaaataatttactcacccccttgtcatccattatgttcatgtctttctttcttcagttgtaaagaaattatgtttcttgaggaaaacatttctgcatttttctccatataatggactgatatggtgccccaattttgaacttccaaaatgcagcttcaaatgatcccaaatgcggttgtaaacgatcccagccgagaaagaagggtcttatctaacgaaacgatcagttattttaataaaaatgatacaatttgtatacttttttatgccgaatgctcgtcttgtcttactctgcctggactgtttttattCCGCTTcatcccatctcattttctccctcaacttcgaaatcgtcctatatccctgttttaccttttttgttaagggtgtttgatcttctttgcatgttcactttgcaaagactgggttggtacttctgcagtgatgtaggatgattttaaaattatttttgaagttgagggagaaaatacggtcagagtttttcgacatgagccagaatacacagagttcatggagagaaaggcaagacgagcgtttgcgattaaaaagtatttaaattgtatttttttaatgaaaataactgatcgtttcgctagataagacccttcttcctcggctgggattgtttacaaccgcatttgggatcgtttgaagcagcatttaaactgcattttggaagttcaaactcggggcaccatagcagtccattatatggaaaaaaatgcagaaatgttttcctcaaaaaacattatttaataaagggggtgagtacattatatgtgaatctttgttttggaagtggacttctcctttaagtaggacttaaaaatatctttataagtaattacataattacttcaattcttttttatatgtttaaagTGTACTACCACATATACCGACAAGCATAtattgtaaactaaaatatgctttatttatttctgttgaaatctgtatgtatttaaatatcatgtatttaaatgtttgtacgTACAcatctgtaattatttaaaatgtattaactttaaatgtagtATCAAAGAACTACAGTTCAAATTAGAATGAAGCATTTACATGTGCTTTAGCATGTTAATgaacacatcaaaataatctGTAAAGCACAAGAacgacaaaataaaataaaatgtaattcaaaatatacattaaaatgttcaaTTTGACATGATTAcgaagtgcactttttaaaagtgtgttaAGAAGCAGTCATGAAATTGCAATCCAAGTACACTTAAGtggctttttaattttatagtatCTGCccacacttttaaaataaaaacacaaaaggagTTACTGTAGTTGAATTAGCTTTTTGCCAcataatgaaagtcagtggtgACCACCACTGTCAAACAAGATTTGAATTTACAGTATTAACTTGCAGGACTTTTCaatctgttcctcacacaaagctgtCTTATGGTTTTAGAAGACTTTGAATACAGTCCACAATAgtatggactacttttatggtgctttttgttCGCATTCACTTTTATATGGTtgaaatatcacaataaacacctCGTTTTATAGGATTTTGTTTCACTGAAACAATGTTGGTTTGCAATTACCTGAATTTTTAAGATTCAAGATTACGACTGTGGACAGAAGTTACTCTTCACaattaaaaaatcatatacTAATTGAAAACGGATATTATACATAGTTCCTTTGCTTATTTAATTATGAATGACTTACTTCTTTGAATTGTCGTCTCCCTTCTCTTCATCCTCTGACTCGGATGAAACCCCGTATCCCACAAGCGAATTCATATCGACTTAAATAGAAGTTAATGAGAACTGTGACCAAATCCTTTGGAAAAACTCGTCAATATGACTAGATATTGAAGATGCGATTACCAACCGTTTGTTTATCCGGAAGTGAGTTTTTCTTCTTGGACCCCAAGATTGTCGtggaaatgaaaagaaaatgaatgtaCCACCGCGAGGTGCGGAATGGTATTGCGACAATGATAGCAAGAGTATTCAAAATcgtttttgttcattaaaataaaacaatatacaaaaatgttatCAAGTATCGAATACTTAaacataaaatactaaaataatattaaaaatgagaaatgctacTTTGGCAACGAACTGGAATAAGAGACATGCGTCATTTACAGTGGGCACTGATAGgacatgactttttttgtccCCACCACTTGGAACTGCTTTACAACACTTTAACAAGTGTTACAGTGAATGGTGATCCatcactgttttttattttgttttttattttttaagatgagTGTCTTTCTATATACCTTCTAGTGAAAGAAAGataatatgacatttatttattaatatataattttttgtgcATAACCAGAAACACCTTACAACTTAAAACTTTTACAAAAGGAGGGTTAGCATACTACAGTAAtcactttaaaagcaattttgattttcacaataaaatccatgcacaaactttaaaactgttCATGTTTCTATCAGTGTTACACTTTGACATTTTAACAACATCACATTTGACACTTCACTCAGTTTGCAGGAAGGTGGTGTTTCCACTAAGCAATTCCACTGATGGCAGACAAATATGGGCCTATTATATCACAGTTTGAGACACAAAGCTCAAATAAATGTCTGAGTAACAGGTTACAACACTCTCGGGCCTTTcctattgtaaaaaaaaaggagGTGTGGGCACTGATAAGCTTAGAAAAATACACAAGTGGAATACCATCCTGTTATACCACCCTTCCttgttatttcatataaaaatccTAATGTAATTACGTAGGTACTAATAAATGGACTACCTGACCACAGAATTTGGCAGATTTCTGCAAATGGCCATTTACAAACTGAACAAATTTTGgctaatttaataatgttttctgctaccaattaatgtaacatttctgtattcaaaTCTAAAGTCATTAAGAAATATCTTGACATGccttaaataatttaaacaacatGCATCAACATAAAACAAGTAATCCATTTGCTTTAAGTGAactataaatagttttttacagaaACAGTGGCATTAATATGTCATCCTAATCATTCTAGATTCAGAGTTCTTCGCACATTTTTTACGCCCATatggaaatgtaatatatgtcaTATATTGCCCTATAGTAGGAGTGACTATATCAGTAAGACAATTTATAATTTTCACATATAAGGACATTTTTTGAAGATATAGGCCTATGTAtatgacatatgtgaccctgggccacaaaaccagtcataagtagcaacAGCCAATAATTCACTgtaattatcgatttttcttttatgtcaaaaaaaaaaaggatattaagtaaggatcatgttcaatgaagctattttgtaaatttccatccataagtatattaaaacttaatttttgatttgtaatatgcattgctaagaacttcatttggacagatTTACAGGCggttttctcagtattttcagattccaaacttttgaatagttgtatcttggccaaatattattCTGTATCAAACCATTCAGTggtatgtgtatatgtacacagtgttgggaagtaattagttacatttaactaaattacacggaatttaattacaaaataaatgtaattgtaattagttacagttactgagaaaaaaatatgtaattaaattacagttacttttaaaaaatgttaatgattacaaagagGGTTACATCTGTatattttcacacatacacacccacatacagatttaactgacttattttataaactgcattgattgctttaaaatgatacacaaatgtttcaggagtttaggacacagaataggacacacgCTTATTcagtaactgttttatttcctatttgggtttatgcatatactttagtttttaagattaattgttttttcaaggcattgttagatgccagcgtttcctgtcataactatgcaaacgtttgatttcaaaacc
This genomic window from Labeo rohita strain BAU-BD-2019 chromosome 1, IGBB_LRoh.1.0, whole genome shotgun sequence contains:
- the zfp91 gene encoding E3 ubiquitin-protein ligase ZFP91 isoform X3 yields the protein MEPQLSNNKEEVENETAMEKSAGQSTASTPCRAFRGRGDGCLKTEVSCPPETNGAATSVAGSGRVLRDRSTRTIPVWRQSDIAEDRSEVTRDAAANRRRKPKCPRRRKSAAAAAGSSDAGREFGVDCDLTDDEEEDTVSSDEDVPFRDDMNDQSYDPKDFPKSRRRPPTRLTEKKDKSAVQETATEQETEIKTEGGESTDVQNAAEVEEGAEPPRKRGRRRKDDKSPRLPKRRKKPPVQYVRCEMEGCGTVLAHPRYLQHHIKYQHLMKKKYVCPHPSCGRLFRLQKQLLRHAKHHTDQRDYICEFCARAFKSSHNLAVHRMIHTGEKPLQCEICGFTCRQKASLNWHMKKHDADATYQFSCGICGKKFEKKDSVVAHKAKSHPEVLIAEALAANAGALITTPAGVTTLLETSTGTEQVVPEAQGSSGIPAGQAAPGTHVGPVMVVDQDHSLHTMQVPVTLALSSTEEEHSAPPQQTSSAHSLQMPLQFVSTPVSQQHQIQQLPVQPSTTSVTQQASLVQQLPVQSYSPQSQIVHMAFRALPQQQLPLVSVAQQLPHQNQTLPRPPTHNPAPNASLLSQTLSEASANSRSVLGFGGDPASSSSTSPQSSTTPSETRQVVWEGDGTNENGSGGGVWEAGGEGEEENMTDSSDGQIQRVLL